AGGCGGTTGAACGGTCTAGTTTGGGTGAAGATCGAGAAAAAAGCGGAGAATAACCAAATTTGAATGAGAATTCATGAGGAGATATCAAAGGCCAGAAGGATTCGCTTGCATCAATCAATCCACCAACCCTTGGAAGAATattgaaggagaaggagggcaGAAGAACATTGGGAGGAGGGTTTCATGAAATAGTACCATAGGCACAGCAGAGACAGAACAGCCAACAAAAAAGGTATTACGAATTGACGGCGGGATGAAGACGTAGAAGTCAAGGTAGACTTTTGAAATAACGCGAGGTCGGGGAAGGCGGCGAATGAATCAATCACCACTCAAATTCACCTTGACCCTTGTGGAAAACGTATCTGTAGTTCTGAATTAGCGGGCTGGAGACACTCCACAGCTAAAAACTCGCCAGGCAGGACAAAACTCACTCTTTACCGCCAGTGGTCAAGATCCCGTCCTTCAAAGTGCACTTCCACTTGTTCTTGACACGTTGGACCTTGTCATATGTGCACAGCATGACCTGACcctcggcctcgtcggccTCTGCCTCGTGATCAACAAGGTCGTCAGGATCGTCCAGGTCTGAGTTGATCgcgtcttcgtcttcctcctccttgacgTCGTCGTCCGGGCCGTCAAACTGTCCATGTGCTGGGGGGGGAGATGATGTTGACTGCGACTCGTCGGTCCGAAGCAAGGGAGCAATCAAAGCTGAGCGACGAGCCTTGGTAGCAGATGACTCTTGTTCCGACAGGGGGCGGAGCAAGCCGCCACCTTCCAGCCCGCTCATCTGATGCTTGATGTACTCACGCAGGAGATGATCTCCCTGGCCGTTCTGAGCGGCTTCCCGACGGCGGGCAACTTCCGCCTTCCAGTCCGATAAAGCATCACCAGCGCCGTCGGTCTGGCCGGATCCGAGCGAAGGCTGATTCGACTCTTGTTTGACCTGGGGCGCATGGCCGTTTGAGGAATAATGCTGCTGCGGGTATTGCTGTTGCCCAGCCGGTTGAGACTGGAGTTGGCTGACAGATGTGGCCGCTGAGGCACCGAAACGCTGCGTCAGCTGCGCGGCGGCGCGGTCCCGGGCCATTTGCGGATTGGGCGTTGTGGTCGCAGGCATGTTGGGGTGCATGGGCGGCATGGAAGACATTCCGCCCGTGCCCGGCTCGGTCTTAATTCTTGGCGCAGTCATAGGCGCAGTCGCAACAGGCGCGGCAGGATTGGAATGGGCGGCAGGCACTGGGCCTGGCATTGGAGCTTGCTGAGGCATAGAAACGGGCGGAGGGACATGCTGGTGTTGCTGAGGTTGCTGGTGCGGCTGATGTTGCTGGGGTTGCTGGTGTGGCTGATATTGCTGGGGTTGCTGGGGTTGCTGAGGTTGCTGAgggtgctgatgctgctgatgctgctgatgctgctgatgctgctggtgttgctggtgttgctggtgctgctggggtggtggtggacgaGGAGCATTGGATGGAACAGTGGCCTGAGGAGGCAGAGGAGCCTGGGCGACTGGCTGGACTGGAGGGTCCCATGGGAAATGAGCCACATTGACCGAAGAGAGTTTCTTCTGCCAGGTCtaaaagaagagggaaacgACGAGCATTAGTGCTGTGTTGGAAGAGAGGCAAGTATAGCGAGTAGAGGGAATATAGCAATGGGTGGGATGGCCCTGAAGTATGGGGAGACCATTCGACGAATGATGGCCGAGTGGGCTAAACCCGTCTGGGGCGGGAAGCGGCGGCGGCATATAAAGGGGAGTCTCATAAACCGactccctcccctcctgGGCATCGCCTCCCGCACTCATCTCGGGATCCCCCCCGCTTTGAGGCTGACCCTCCCCAGACTTCAAGTGACCAGGGGCTCAAACGTATGGCGAGATGAAAAccagggggaaaaagaaaaagagaagacaagAGGGTTTTCACTGACCTCACGCAAATCCAGCAATGTCTTCTGGTCAACGCCGCTTTCCTCAAAGTCGACCTGGGAGTTCTCGCAGACGTCCTTGATCACCTTCTCGAACACCGCACCCTGTCCCGACAAACAGTCAACATCTCGATGCAATCGTGGCGCAGTGGTCGATGATCACCAGTGCTTCTGTGCCGCGAGACATTGTAGTGACCAGGCAGGCGATTGTCATGTCGTTACAAAGGGAGTGGGTAGGATGTCACGAGGGTCACTTACCACTTGTTGATTCGACATGTTGACACTAGAAGAGGGCAGCCGACAAGCTGGCAACGACTATGCTCAATATTGAGAGTGGCTGGGAAAAAGTCAAGGAGAATGATTCCAGGATGTGGCCGAGGGCGTGTACTATTCAATGTTCAACTGTGTTTGAGGAGAGGGCCGTCCGTCGCAACGGTGTTCCCGCTGGAGCAATGGTGGATCACGCCTCTCGGAGTACAGTGTAGCCACCGGCAGCCTTTGTGATCGCAGATGATGCTTGTAGGAAATGGGCAACGAATGTAGAGTGGAATTCGAGCAGGGAGTCCCCAAAATGGCAAACTGTAGGGTGGAGCGGGCTGGATAGGCTGGCCGATGAGTTGGGGAAGGTGAAGGTTAGTCCAGGGCAGTCGAAAAGCGACTCCAACGCCGCGGTGCTTAGTCATGCCCGGCAATCGGGACCAGCCCAGTGCCAACCTCTTCCAACTAGTAGATTCGCCTCACCTCCCAACTTCCACCTTAGCCAAGTACTGAGGTGATAGGTACCTAGAGACTCAGGTAGcacatgattgatgagattgTCTTAACAGAGGGCGTCCTTGTCTCATTGCACTCAAAGGCCACCGAGACACGAGCTGGACTCGTTTTCTGTGCATGGCACCCAGTCAGACGCGAGGAATACTGACTTTGAGCGACTCGCCTCACAATTCATTCGGGCCAATCTATGAACGTATGGAAGTCTCCTTGACAAGACAATTGTGTTCATCTCAAGAATCCGAAGGACTATCTACCAGCTACCCGACAattgaagaggatgagccgaatttttttccctcgaGCGGCATGTAATGAGTAAATGCAATAACAATGGGCTATTCAATCTGATGGTGCAAGAATCATACTGCTAAACTCCAAAGGCTCCTTCTCCCCCCGCATCTGACCGTGAAGTAATGTCCTACAAAGCGCCCGCATTCAAACCAAAcccctctctccaactcCAAAATACCCGCAAGTAAAACATGGAAATGTGGGTATGAACAATGTATGGAcagaagaaacaagaaaaaagaaataaagaCAAGAAGACGTGACAGTGGCGGCGTGGCTCACGGCTCAGCGGATGGTCATGGACTTTGTGAGCTGAGCCTTGCTACCAACGCCACCCTCGCGAGAAGACGAGGCGCTGCTACCCGGCTTGCGCTCAAAGACCTTCCAGAACTTCAGGCTTTCGTCGGCAGCCGCGGTGGCCAACATTTGGCCGTCAGGACTCAGGCTGCTGTGAAGAACACGAGTCTCGTGGGCAGGGATCTCAACGTTGCGCACCAGGGTCGGATAGCTCCAGATACTGAGCGAATTGTCTGGGAATCCGCTTGAGCTGACAATCTCACGGTAGTGGTTGCTCCACCGGAGACTGGTGACCTGTGATCCGGTATCGATGCTGTTTGTGCGAGcaccggtggtggtgttcCAGAAGTGAATGTGACGATCGTACGATCCACCACCAGTCGCGAGCAGGTTTAGCTGCCATGGGCACCAACTGAGAGCCTTGACGGCAGCACGGTGGTTGGTCTTGGTGAACTTGGGCGCACTCAGCGAGCGAGCATCCCAAATATTGACGAGGTTGTCATTACCGCCCGTCGCAAGCTGAGCACCATCGGAGCGCCACTCGAGACCGCAGACTTCGGAGGTGTGGGATACGAGCTCGGCCACCTTGTGATCGGCGATGCGAACATCGTGGTTGAAAACGAGACCGCTGCGTGCTCCTGTGGACAGCAAGTGCTTGGACCAGCCCATCACACCGACGCGGGAATCGTGGCCGTACATGCTGCGAAGCTTCGTGCCCTCTTCAACATCCCAAATCTGCACCTCACCAGTTCCCAACCCAACTCCAACGTAAGCACCATCGCCACTCCACTTGACGCTGCTAATGTAGGTATCAGGCGCCGACTCCAAGAGGCAGCTGACAGTGCCAGACTCGGCCGACCAGACATAGACGTTGCGCTCCAGACCGATGGCGACCTGGTTTCCAGAGCTCCAATCCAGCAAGTTAAGATAGTAGTCATCCAAAAGACCGGGTGCGTCCAGAACACGCTCAGGAGCAGTCTGCACTCGTCGTCGGAATTGAGCGCCTTGAGACTTGGCAGATCGAAGGGGCCGGTTGTACTGAGCCCGGAGGTCGATGGGCTTAGATGACTCTGGCGGCGCAGGCTTGAATGCGAGAATGCGGGTGTTCAGATTTACACCACAAGCATCGGCCAGGGACGACTCGTAGGCAACGGCATCGGGAGCTGGACGGGTGTAGCTTGGCTGTTCAGAGTCGTCCAGCCCCAGATTGTCCAGGGCTGCCGTCAATTCATCCTCAACGCCACGTCCGCTGATATCGAATGCACTGGCTGCAGAGGCAAGAACAGTCGAACCCTCGCTCCCACTTGTTTTGGGACGTTGGGACTCATTGGGTTTCGCAGCGCCGCTAGTCACAAGACCTTCACTGGCTGAGCGATTGGGGATAAAGCGGTCACCGGCATTGTGTGGGATTCGAACAGTCGTCTTGCTCGGACGAGCCCGAGTCGGCACCTCTCGTCGCGGGCGTTCTTTTACAGGGGTCTGCCCGGTCGACGACGGACCTGTGCCGGTGAGAGACCAGTCAGACACCCCGAGTTGCAGATGCTTTGGTGAATGCCGAGTGCGTGCAATATTGGACTTGGGAGAATCACGGTGCGTTCGTGAAGTCTTGGTGACAGAGGACTTTGCAACGGCGGGTTTTGTCGCTGCGGGCTTTGCGGCTGCCGTTTTTGGCACGGATATTTTAGGGATAGAGGGCTTGGCAAGCGATGACCTGGTGACTGAGGGCTTCGAGGTGGTAGTTTTATTGCTGGATGACTTGGCAAAATATGAGGACAGGTTTCCACCATAAACCGATTTGGGCTTCTCGTAGCCTGCGTCGGCCTTTTGTGGAGTAAATGGGGACGACTCGTCGGATGCCCTTGGAGTCACTCGTGTGTTAGGTGATGGAGTCAATGGCATACGACCACCAGCTgttttggaggagaagatccCAGGATGGGTCTTCACTGGCGTTGAGACCGAAGCAGTGGCCATGACTGAGACTGTGCAAACTTTCACCTCGTGAGGGATAATCAAATACACTCGGTCACAGGCGTACCGAGCCACGAATGATAGTCAAATGCAGAATGCAGAAAACAATGCAGAATGAGAATATGGAGCAGAAGATAGAGTGTGGGTAATCTTGCAGATAGAGTATGGGTGGTAGGAAAGGAAGAATGACCCTAAGGATGGAATAAATAATATTCTACATGCGGACTAAGGGGACCCTTGCTGGGGCAACCGTTGGCCAAGGTACACGCATGTACCAGTCCCGTTTGGGACTAGCCCCATTTTGCACATGACACAGCGGCAACTGGCGAACTTCCGAAACCTCGCCTTGTCGGAAAACATTTCAGGAGAGCTCGGCGTCCCGAGCGGTCTTCTGTACCATGACCCCTCGAGATCGGCATTGACTTGTCAGGGTGCAAATCATCTCCGCCAAGTGAGGGCTTGAAGTATCATTTGAAGACAGCTGGTTGAGCCCAAGGCCTTCTCTTTACCACACCCGCTTGTTCTCCCGCTCAACCTGTTGATTTCTTTGTCTCATGGCCGATTCCGACCACCGTCCCCCACTCATCTACCGTTCTGTTCCACCTGGGACCCACTCTCTCCCTCGACTTCCGTCATCATATGCTGAAAGTCCGAGCCTCTTTGAATCCAACAGTGACCTACTCCCGTAACCAGTATTATTTTCTCAATGCAATCACGGGATACATATGTGATGCCAGCAAGTCCTGCCAGTGGGCAGCTGGCCACTGCTGCGGCAGACTCAGTCCCTGCAGTGAAAAAGGCACAGGGCCGTGTGCCGGCATGCTTGGTCAATGCTTCATTAACGTACTGCGACAATGATACTATCTATGCCTTTGGCGGCTTCGACCAGTACACTGATGAAGGTGAGTACTGTCTATCGCCTTGTTTGAACAGATCATTCCTCACCTTTGGTGTACCAGCAACTTTCCAAGTTGGAACACTAACATGACAATCGCCACTTAGTGTACAACCACGTGCTCCGACTTGACTTGAACACTTTGAAATGGGAATTGGTCAATAATTACGGTGATATTCCGGGTGTTCGCATGGGTATATAAACTTCCCCCCTTTGTTTAAAATACTTGCAGACAGCTTAAGAAAGGACCTTTGACGCTAATTCTGCTATTTTGCTTTGCTCTAGGGCACACCGCTAGCCTCTACCAGGGGGACAAGCTGATCATCTTTGGAGGCGAAAACGAACATCGCGAGTATCTCTCCGACATCATCATTCTTGATCTCAAGACCTTCCACTGGACTTTGCCTCAAATCTCGGGTGTAGTCCCGCGGGGCCGAGCGCGCCACGCTGCTGTCATTCATGACCACAAATTATTTATTTCGGGAGGCGTCACGGGTGAGAACAGTGTGATCCTCGATGATTTGAGCTATTTGGACTTGCAAACCTGGACCTGGTCGCGAACATGGAGTTTCACCGCTCGGTACGATCACACTGCTTGGGTTTGGGGCAACCGACTTTGGATTTTTGGAGGACTGGATCCAAACATGGAACGTACATCGGACATCTGGTGGCTTGATCTCAAGGGTTCACCTTCTTTGACTGGAATGAAGTCCGCCTCAGGTACTGTGCGTCTCCCAAATATGTACTCGCCCTCTACTCATCTCTCAGACCTGGTATCCAGCCCAGCTTCACAGCAGCTTTCACCTCGCTCGGGCGTGTATCCGGCCAACTCCGCCAGTATTCAAGTGCGCAATCTCAGTCGTCGCAAACCCCTCGCCCCAGGCGCAATCTCCTCTATGCGATTCGTTGCCGGGCCCAACGTGCCTCAACAATCCTCCGGGACACAGTTCCAGTCATTCACCTCGGGAGCTTTGCTGAACTTTATCACGCCTTCCGAAACTGTGCGGTCGCAGGACTGTAGCCTCTCCGCGCTGGATCTCAACTCTTTGCGCTGGCAGCGGCTGGCTGACGGACCGGAAATCTTCCGGCCTGGCTTCCGCTGGCATTATTGTACCGTCAACCAAACAGGGACAAAAGCCTGGTTGCTGGGATGTAGCCTCGACCTGGCCAATGCGCCAGGGGCTGTCGATGAGAATCACATGAGTCAAATTCTGGCTATCGATTTGGAGAGATATGGCATCCTCGGTAATACTCTCTCCGCCGACGCTCCCCTGCAGGGTGTCTCGTGGCCAGATGACCGACCAGGGCAGTCGCCCGTGTCGAGCCTTGGGGCTGACCTTGCTACTGTCTTTGACCAATCCCCTGAGTCGGGCAGCGGTGCGGACTTTGTCATCACCGCGATACGTGACGATCATGACGCCTCCGTCTCAGATGACCCGGGGAACAGTCCGGCCGGTGCCCCCGCTCATGCCCAGTGCACCTTTGTGGAGCCAACGGCTGCCACATCGGACCCAATCCATGTGCACAAGATCATCCTCCAACTACGGTGGCCGCATTTCAAGCGCCTATATGCCGCCCAGATGGCCGAGTATCATACGAAGAGGATGCACATCCCTGAGCCCTACTCCGCGGTGCGAGCCTTTTTGTATTATCTCTACACCGATAGCATTGCGGGACATCCCGAGTACTGCTCGAGTGTGGCCGACGTGGCGGGCATGTTAGTCATGGCCAACCTCTATGACATGCCTAAACTCCGTCTGCTCTGTGTCAATCGGCTGAGCTCTGAGTTGGATGTGGAGAACGCCGCCATCGTATGGGAACGAGCTGGTCGGACAAATGAGCATTGGCTGATGCGCCGTGCGGCACAATTCTGCCTGACACACTGGGGTCGCATTGTCCGGACGGATGGGTTCAAATCTCTGAGCCATGAGAGCTTGATCCGACTCTGCGAAGTGGTCGATACCGAGGGACGTATCGTGGCGGGACCTGATCTGGAGATGGTCGGCGCGTTTGGGGCGGATACCCACTATGACCGGGACTCCAGGCCTGCCCACAACCGGTTAGCTTCCGGCGTGAGCTTAGATGATGAATCCGAAGATGAAGACATGATCCTCTCATGAGCAGAACGAATTCGACACGCATCATCTTCCGGcgtttttttgttttttttgtttttttccctttcaattTGTTTTTTGATCTGTGTTCAAGGCCCGCTTGTGCTCGCAGGGATgtggggggaaagggggttCTTGTGGGCTTGGCACGGGCTTGATTGAGTGATTTTGGAGCATATTTGTATGGGAGTTTCTCTCCCTGACAGGGTTCACTGTCCACCATGTCATGAtctatttctctttttttttctctcccccccccctccctacGGACAGGAAGCGTTTGTgtttcaaaaagaaatcccaTGTGGCGTCAGCATTACTGACCTGCAGTACCAAATATACATGCCTAGTCAACCAGTGGCCAGTGGACAAAGTGGACACAAGATAGTAGACAGCTTGACGTTACTCGACAGGTAGACACTAGATGCTGGGCCAGTGGACGCCAGACACTGAATCATCACATACATCCGCGGCGGACTCGGTGGTCGACATGCAGAAAGACCACCTTAGCTTCATGAGCTTCTCCATCACCGCCCCACCCGTGGAGCTGCTCTAAGCGTCCTCGACGAAGGGGCATCTCCCATTTTGACTCGATGCGCACCCTTTGACAAGGCCGAATGCCTGTCCGATCTGGATACTGCACAGGAGGATGCAGGCAGCCTCAAAGTGATACCTTTCTACTTCTCTACCCAGCTATGTTAGAAATTCTCTCATCTCCTTGCCCTTTGTGGTAGGTAGCTCGAATGGCCGATGGTCTGCGGCCCGTCTAACCGGTGGTGCCTCATGTAGGTCTCCGTTGTGCTGAGGAAACCTTGTTGGATCTGAGCCCTTGCTGTCCTCATCTGGATTGAtgccttcctttcttctgcTATCATCATAGTTAGGTAGGTAGCCTAAGTTCATGTCCTTCGAACGGGGCTGAGTAAGCTACTGGTAGCCTGGTGCCGCCTGAGTGGCCGACTCTATCGTGAAGCCACCGAGCTCAGGACCAACCCGAGAGCTCCCCCCCAGGGTCAACAATAATGTGCTGTCTGAGCCCAGGTTCATCGCCTATGTCGAGTCTGTCGAGGCGTTGCACTAGATGTGCTCCATGAGCCATATGGATTATTGATGGACCCTCGGTATACATCCCCTAATCTGTGTGAAACCTAGGGTCATCCCGAAGTAGTCAGTTAAGTTTGAGCCTATCTTGgtatttctttctttctttttttctttttgattttgattttcgtgaatttttttttcttattatTTCATAATCCATTCTCGACTTTCAGCTTGTCATCCATCACAGAACTTCGGGTGCTCTTCCGCACATGACTCGACATCTCGCTCGGGCCAGAGAGTCTCCACACTAAGACCGTTTTCAGAGCCCCGGGATCCCGGTTCCACTCACCCACGCTCTGGGAGCGGGATCTGCTCCGGCAGGCGGAGATAGTTCCTATCGCGATAAGGAAGCTCTCGGCTGCCAGGCTCGCCTTTCCTTCCGGACCACTCTGCCACCaacacccaaaaaaaaagtctcagTGGTGCATAAATATCAATCGTGTGGCTTCCAATGGTTTCTCGGTTCAGCTCTGCGTCGCACCTGTGCGCTCTCCATCGACTCTTTTCACCGTCGAGGTTTGCTCCGTCAATTGCTTGAACTACGTCCCCCCTgaccctcttctcccccgtTCCAATCGACTTCGCCAAGATGGGATCGATAGAACAATCTCACCTGCCGGCCGACTTTCTCTGGGGATTTGCCACAGCCTCGTACCAAATCGAGGGTgccgtggaagaggatgggCGAGGTCCCTCAATCTGGGACACTTTCTGCAAGATCCCGGGCAAGATTGCGGGTGGTGGATCGGGCGACATCGCATGCGACTCGTATCATCGCACCCATGAGGACATTGCCCTGTTGAAGGCATGCGGTGCTAAAGCGTACCGGTTCTCACTATCCTGGTAGGGTGTCTCCTCCGCTCCATCGTCTCCTCTCCGCCGATTGGCGGTCTCTACGGGGAAGATTCAATTTCAGTTAAGACTAACGCGGGTGCTGGTCTTGTGCTTCAGGTCTCGAATCATTCCTCTCGGCGGCCGCAATGACCCCATCAACAAGAAGGGTCTCCAATTCTACGTGAAGTTTGTGGACGATCTCCTGGACGCCGGCATCATTCCCATGGTGACTCTCTTCCACTGGGATCTGCCCGACGAGCTGGACAAGCGGTACGGGGGCTTTCTGAACAAGGACGAGTTCGTGGCCGACTATGCCAATTACGCCCGCATCGTTTTCCAAGCCTTGAGCCCCAAGGTCAAGTACTGGGTCACCTTCAACGAACCGTGGTGCAGCTCGGTGCTCGGATACAACAACGGCTCCTTTGCCCCCGGCCACACCAGTGATCGCACCAAGAGCCCCGTGGGTGACAGCTCAACTGAGCCGTGGATTGTCGGCCACAGCATCCTTGTAGGTCACGGTGCCGCGGTCAAAATCTACCGTGAGGAATTCAAGGAGCGCGATGGTGGTGAGATTGGTATTACGTTGAACGGTAAGCTTGGCCGTTTTTGTGTTTATCCCCACTCCTTTGCCATATGCTGTTCTCTTTTCACCCAACAATGGAAgacgaaggggaaaaaataaTGTCGGATTGACGCTGATATTATGGCTCTCGTATGCAGGCGACTGGGCCGAGCCTTGGGACCCCGAGAACCCGGCCGACGTGGAAGCTTGTGACCGCAAGATTGAGTTCGCCATCTCATGGTTTGCCGACCCGATCTACCACGGCAAATACCCCGACAGTATGATCAAACAGCTCGGCAATCGTCTCCCCGCCTGGACTCCCGAAGACCTCGCTCTCGTGCAAGGCAGCAACGATTTCTACGGAATGAACCACTACTGCGCCAACTTTATCCGTGCCAAGACGGGCGAGCCCGACCCCAACGACATTGCCGGGAACCTGGAGCTACTTCTTGAGGATAAGAACGGAGTCAGTGTCGGGCCCATCACGCAATCACCCTGGTTGCGCCCTTCGGCCATTGGTTTCCGCAAGCTGCTGAAGTGGCTCAGTGAGCGCTACGGATATCCCAAGATCTACGTGACGGAGAATGGAACCAGTGTCCTTGGCGAGAGTGACATGCCCCTGGAGCAGCTGTTGAACGACGAATTCCGTGTTCAGTACTTCACCGATTACATCAATGCCATGGCTGATGCGTACACGTTTGATGGCGTCAATGTTCGCGCCTACATGGCGTGGAGTCTGATGGAgtatgttttctttttctttccctttctctttcttcagTGACTTTGAGAGTTTCATCTTGCTAAtattgtctttttttttcgttcaTAGCAACTTTGAATGGGCCGAGGGCTACGAGACCCGCTTCGGCGTGACTTATGTCGACTACGAGAACGATCAAAAGCGGATTCCCAAGAAGAGTGCCAAGGCCATCGGTCAGATCTTTGATCAACTCATCCAGAAGGCATAAATATGGGCTACGAGAGACCCGAAGATTTGAAagtattttctttttctttttcttttcctgttccttttttttggggtcTTAAATTCTCCTGCTTTCTTGTTCGCTTGATTGCTTGTGTTTTGTCGATAACCACGCTGGACATGGTGTTAAATACCCCGGGGCCAAAAAGACGGCTTTGACCGGTCTGGACCTTTTGCAAAGGGGAATATAGGAATGAACAGTTTCTACAATTTCCGAGTTCATCTTTTCAGTTTTCTTTTCGGGCCTGTAGTCATTCTAGTCCTGGCCCCCGGGATATGTCCAGTCGGGGGAAACCTAGGAAGCCAAGGTAGGTATCAAATCCGGTCCAAAGACGGTTCTGACGACTTTCAATTTACCACCCCTGGTCCCGCCGAGTCTGTTGCGACGGGCTGGCGCAGCTCAGCCAGAGGTGCAGCATGCCACGGGGTCAACCATCGTCCGGGGGGGGATGCCACGTGTTGCTTTCGTCTTGAACGCCGGGCACGAGGGTACATGAAAGTCAAAGCCAAGTACTGTAAGACAGGAAAAATTCTGGTCTTGGGTTGTAAGGTAATGTTGCGGTGTTACGTTCATGAGTACCGAGGCTGGTTCCAGATCTACTACCTCAAGCTATGGTAGGTAAGGATTCCGTTTCTCTGATAAAAGTTAGATGGAAGTACAATACATATTTACCGCGCACCTAGGTAttctggaaaaaaagatacaaCTTCCAGAACTCCCCACCTGGGGCCAGGTCTGGTACAAGTAACAGCCCTGTGTTTAGTAGGTGTCCATTCCTCCGCAGGAATCAGTAGATTGGTTACCAGTAACCATAACCTTGTCTATTCATTTGGAGCACACTGATAGCCGACGACTGCTCGTGATCGTATACGGGACGTCTTCTTCTATGTGAGCCTAGAAAGAGGATTTTCTTTGgtcaacttttttttttttgcaagaGGAGACCTGGTCACACGTTCAGTTTGATTTCCCTTGCTCCTGGACGTGAATGGCTGAGCAGTCCGCTTCAAGAGTACTAAGAAATGGTtcaggagagagagagggagagttTTGACGGAATTACATGAATAGCATCCATATTCCTGTTGCCAAAACGAAATTAGTCCAACAGCCCTCCCCCTTTAAAAAATAGAATTAAATCACGAAGGAATCCGCTAAATCCCAGGgtgcttttcttcctcctccgtgTTTAGCGTCGTGTGGAGAACCGTTGCTAGTATCTACCTGCTGCATAGTCATACTTGCAGTTGTACACAACACAAAGTACGAAGTCAGTGAGGTACTCCATTCCTCTTACGGGTAGTCGGTAgcagaaggaagagaagtaGTCGAGATGTAAACCTTAAGCAAGCTCGGAGGTTACCTCACTCAGCCCTGGTCACGCGTTGGTGcgtctccatctcctctctcttttttctttttttcttgtcctttcttttcttcctcggccacCGTCTACTCAAATATTGAATCATGGCTTCTCGTCAAAATTCGTGATGAGCTCCATGGACGGTAGAATATTGAAAGACTCAATGAGACACGCGACAAGAAACTACCTGGTCCATTCTC
This genomic window from Penicillium oxalicum strain HP7-1 chromosome III, whole genome shotgun sequence contains:
- a CDS encoding Beta-glucosidase 1B: MGSIEQSHLPADFLWGFATASYQIEGAVEEDGRGPSIWDTFCKIPGKIAGGGSGDIACDSYHRTHEDIALLKACGAKAYRFSLSWSRIIPLGGRNDPINKKGLQFYVKFVDDLLDAGIIPMVTLFHWDLPDELDKRYGGFLNKDEFVADYANYARIVFQALSPKVKYWVTFNEPWCSSVLGYNNGSFAPGHTSDRTKSPVGDSSTEPWIVGHSILVGHGAAVKIYREEFKERDGGEIGITLNGDWAEPWDPENPADVEACDRKIEFAISWFADPIYHGKYPDSMIKQLGNRLPAWTPEDLALVQGSNDFYGMNHYCANFIRAKTGEPDPNDIAGNLELLLEDKNGVSVGPITQSPWLRPSAIGFRKLLKWLSERYGYPKIYVTENGTSVLGESDMPLEQLLNDEFRVQYFTDYINAMADAYTFDGVNVRAYMAWSLMDNFEWAEGYETRFGVTYVDYENDQKRIPKKSAKAIGQIFDQLIQKA
- a CDS encoding WD repeat-containing protein slp1 — encoded protein: MATASVSTPVKTHPGIFSSKTAGGRMPLTPSPNTRVTPRASDESSPFTPQKADAGYEKPKSVYGGNLSSYFAKSSSNKTTTSKPSVTRSSLAKPSIPKISVPKTAAAKPAATKPAVAKSSVTKTSRTHRDSPKSNIARTRHSPKHLQLGVSDWSLTGTGPSSTGQTPVKERPRREVPTRARPSKTTVRIPHNAGDRFIPNRSASEGLVTSGAAKPNESQRPKTSGSEGSTVLASAASAFDISGRGVEDELTAALDNLGLDDSEQPSYTRPAPDAVAYESSLADACGVNLNTRILAFKPAPPESSKPIDLRAQYNRPLRSAKSQGAQFRRRVQTAPERVLDAPGLLDDYYLNLLDWSSGNQVAIGLERNVYVWSAESGTVSCLLESAPDTYISSVKWSGDGAYVGVGLGTGEVQIWDVEEGTKLRSMYGHDSRVGVMGWSKHLLSTGARSGLVFNHDVRIADHKVAELVSHTSEVCGLEWRSDGAQLATGGNDNLVNIWDARSLSAPKFTKTNHRAAVKALSWCPWQLNLLATGGGSYDRHIHFWNTTTGARTNSIDTGSQVTSLRWSNHYREIVSSSGFPDNSLSIWSYPTLVRNVEIPAHETRVLHSSLSPDGQMLATAAADESLKFWKVFERKPGSSASSSREGGVGSKAQLTKSMTIR